One Natrinema longum genomic window carries:
- a CDS encoding 16S ribosomal RNA methyltransferase A gives MRDPDGLIARAGVRGDPDRDQHFLVDDRVLDRLPTYLEEIDADTSHLLEIGGGTGALTDRLLAVGDEVTVVERDRDLAAFLREEFAAEIDAGELTVVEGDALEVELPDFTASVSNLPYGVSSEIAFRLFPEKKPLVLMFQQEFAERMVAEPNTSEYGRLSVSSQHYAEIELVESIPKEAFSPPPAVQSAVVRAVPREPDYTVADEDFFLRFVKALFTQRRKTIRNAIRNTAHISGLTEPEAVVDAADEAVLRKRAGAMAPTEFAALAQLAWEVGDPDDS, from the coding sequence ATGAGAGATCCAGACGGACTGATCGCCCGGGCCGGCGTCCGCGGCGATCCGGACCGCGACCAGCACTTCCTCGTCGACGACCGCGTGCTCGATCGGTTGCCGACCTACCTCGAGGAGATCGACGCCGACACGAGCCACCTCCTCGAGATCGGCGGCGGAACGGGCGCGCTGACCGACCGGCTGCTCGCGGTCGGCGACGAGGTCACGGTCGTCGAGCGGGACCGCGACCTCGCCGCGTTCCTCCGCGAGGAGTTCGCCGCGGAGATCGACGCCGGCGAGTTGACCGTCGTCGAGGGCGACGCCCTCGAGGTCGAACTGCCCGATTTCACGGCGTCGGTGTCGAACCTCCCCTACGGCGTCTCGAGCGAGATCGCCTTTCGACTCTTTCCCGAGAAGAAGCCGCTGGTCTTGATGTTCCAACAGGAGTTCGCAGAGCGGATGGTCGCCGAGCCGAACACCTCGGAGTACGGCCGGCTCTCGGTCTCGAGCCAACACTACGCGGAGATCGAACTCGTCGAATCGATCCCGAAAGAGGCGTTTTCGCCGCCGCCGGCGGTCCAGAGCGCGGTGGTTCGAGCGGTGCCACGCGAGCCCGACTACACGGTCGCCGACGAGGACTTCTTCCTGCGGTTCGTCAAGGCGCTGTTCACCCAGCGCCGAAAGACGATCCGGAACGCGATCCGGAATACGGCCCACATCTCCGGGCTTACGGAGCCGGAAGCGGTCGTCGACGCGGCGGACGAGGCGGTGCTCCGAAAGCGAGCCGGCGCGATGGCCCCCACCGAGTTCGCCGCCCTGGCACAGCTCGCCTGGGAGGTCGGTGATCCCGACGACTCCTGA
- a CDS encoding MBL fold metallo-hydrolase — protein sequence MRVRHVKSSTVLVESGDTAVLCDPWILDGAFYGAWAHYPPVEFEPEDFNDVDYIYISHIHPDHCHRETLERLDSEVPVLIHDYNWDFLRHNVEAAGFDVRELPHDERIHLGDDLSVNVLASDDCDPAVCGNHFACPWMAEDASTQGIDGSTQIDSMAVFDDGEHTVLNLNDCRWPMSQHAAGRIKEQYGEIDLAMLQYTFAGGYPQGRIDYSHETLLAEREDRRLQSLENAVGFLELLEPSYYMPFAGSYTLAGDLADLNEYVARSTRSEARDYFEDDERVADGSECVLLNSGEWFDVATGEQSAPFTPVDQEKRQEYIETELADRAFTYESDPMPTLESFEEHLPAAYENFDTKRRGIGFESETEVLLSLVDDHYMRFTADGGGHEVVDGLPDRTDRRRVRMEMDPRLTLRILKGPRYAHFNNAYIGSHLGFSIEPDVYERSLFYSMSFLHA from the coding sequence ATGCGCGTCCGACACGTCAAGTCGTCGACGGTTCTCGTCGAATCGGGAGATACCGCCGTCCTCTGTGACCCCTGGATCCTCGACGGCGCGTTCTACGGTGCCTGGGCACACTACCCGCCCGTCGAGTTCGAGCCCGAAGACTTCAACGACGTCGACTACATCTACATCTCCCACATTCACCCCGACCACTGCCACCGCGAGACGCTCGAGCGACTCGACTCCGAGGTTCCCGTCCTCATCCACGACTACAACTGGGACTTCCTCAGACACAACGTCGAGGCCGCCGGGTTCGACGTCCGCGAACTGCCCCACGACGAGCGGATTCACCTCGGCGACGACCTGTCCGTGAACGTGCTCGCGTCGGACGACTGCGACCCGGCGGTGTGTGGCAACCACTTCGCCTGCCCGTGGATGGCCGAAGACGCCAGCACGCAGGGGATCGACGGCTCGACGCAGATCGATTCCATGGCGGTCTTCGACGACGGCGAGCACACCGTGCTCAATCTGAACGACTGTCGCTGGCCGATGTCCCAGCACGCTGCCGGCCGCATCAAAGAGCAGTACGGCGAGATCGATCTGGCCATGCTGCAGTACACTTTCGCGGGGGGCTATCCCCAGGGCCGGATCGACTACTCCCACGAGACACTGCTCGCGGAACGCGAGGACCGCCGGCTCCAGTCGCTGGAAAACGCCGTCGGCTTCCTCGAACTCCTCGAGCCCAGCTACTACATGCCCTTCGCCGGCAGCTACACGCTCGCGGGCGATCTCGCGGACCTGAACGAGTACGTCGCGCGGTCGACGCGGTCGGAGGCACGAGACTACTTCGAGGACGACGAGCGGGTCGCCGACGGCTCGGAGTGTGTCCTCCTCAACAGCGGAGAGTGGTTCGACGTCGCCACGGGCGAGCAGTCGGCCCCGTTCACGCCCGTCGATCAAGAGAAGCGCCAGGAGTACATCGAAACGGAGCTCGCAGACCGGGCGTTCACCTACGAGTCGGATCCGATGCCGACGCTCGAATCGTTCGAGGAACACCTCCCGGCGGCCTACGAGAACTTCGACACGAAACGCCGAGGGATCGGGTTCGAGTCGGAAACGGAAGTCCTCCTCTCGCTGGTCGACGACCACTACATGCGATTTACGGCGGACGGCGGCGGCCACGAGGTCGTCGACGGACTGCCGGACCGAACCGATCGCCGACGGGTTCGGATGGAAATGGATCCCCGACTGACGCTGCGGATCCTGAAGGGGCCCCGATACGCCCACTTCAACAACGCCTACATCGGATCCCATCTCGGCTTCTCGATCGAACCCGACGTCTACGAGCGGTCGCTGTTCTACTCGATGAGCTTCCTGCACGCCTGA
- a CDS encoding 5-methyltetrahydropteroyltriglutamate--homocysteine methyltransferase: MTEYVSTTPGLYPLPDWAKDDLSDLKGHQKHDLISGDESDEITAAYEEAREDVIDVQRDAGLDRIVEGQLRWDDMLAHPLAVADAVETHGIVRYYDNNNFYREPVVTDDLEPTGDVAAELEAATALTDGDDLQAVLPGPYSLADLATDDHYGDEADFLGAIADFLAGEVDAFPEHETLFLLEPSLVESVPDDGEDERASEAIDRVAGATDADVVVQPYWGALEEKVYAHLLDADIDAVGFDFVANQDDNLYNIQEYGATDDVALGLADGQSTLVEDPEAVRDRVDWVEGQLGVTEFETVYLTTNTETFYLPYNKYREKLEVLADAAELAEVKAA; encoded by the coding sequence ATGACTGAGTACGTTTCGACCACGCCGGGGCTGTATCCGCTCCCGGACTGGGCGAAAGACGACCTTTCGGACCTCAAGGGCCACCAGAAGCACGACCTCATCAGCGGCGACGAGAGCGACGAGATTACCGCGGCCTACGAAGAGGCCCGCGAAGACGTGATCGACGTCCAGCGGGATGCCGGCCTCGACCGCATCGTCGAAGGCCAACTGCGGTGGGACGATATGCTCGCACACCCGCTCGCCGTCGCCGACGCCGTCGAGACCCACGGTATCGTCCGCTACTACGACAACAACAACTTCTATCGGGAGCCGGTCGTCACGGACGACCTCGAGCCCACGGGCGACGTCGCCGCGGAACTCGAGGCCGCCACGGCGCTGACCGACGGGGACGACCTGCAGGCCGTTCTCCCCGGTCCCTACTCGCTCGCCGACCTCGCCACCGACGACCACTACGGTGACGAGGCCGACTTCCTCGGTGCGATCGCCGACTTCCTCGCGGGCGAGGTCGACGCCTTCCCCGAGCACGAAACGCTGTTCCTGCTCGAGCCCTCGCTGGTCGAGTCGGTACCCGACGACGGTGAAGACGAGCGAGCCAGCGAGGCCATCGATCGAGTCGCGGGTGCGACCGACGCCGACGTGGTCGTCCAGCCCTACTGGGGTGCACTCGAGGAGAAGGTCTACGCCCACCTGCTCGACGCCGATATCGACGCGGTCGGTTTCGACTTCGTCGCGAACCAGGACGACAACCTCTACAACATTCAGGAGTACGGCGCGACCGACGACGTCGCGCTCGGCCTCGCCGACGGCCAGAGTACCCTCGTCGAGGACCCGGAAGCGGTCCGCGATCGGGTCGACTGGGTCGAAGGCCAACTCGGCGTCACCGAGTTCGAGACGGTCTACCTGACGACCAACACCGAGACGTTCTACCTGCCCTACAACAAGTATCGGGAGAAACTCGAGGTCCTTGCGGACGCCGCGGAACTCGCGGAGGTGAAAGCAGCATGA
- a CDS encoding HemK2/MTQ2 family protein methyltransferase, with the protein MGLEERRDEEPDVYQPAEDSHLLAEATCERLEGDELVLEVGTGSGYVAGRIADRTDARVIASDLNPHAVRQARGAGVETVRADLVSPFRDATFDAVAFNPPYLPTDPENEWDDWMEHALSGGEDGRAVIDPFLERVGRVLASDGVVYLLVSSLTGVDEVVEEAGEHGFSAVAVADESFPFETLTVLELLR; encoded by the coding sequence ATGGGACTCGAAGAACGACGCGACGAGGAACCGGACGTCTACCAACCCGCCGAAGATTCACACCTGCTGGCCGAGGCGACCTGCGAGCGTCTCGAGGGGGACGAGCTCGTTCTCGAGGTGGGGACCGGCTCGGGCTACGTCGCCGGCCGGATCGCCGACCGGACGGACGCCCGCGTGATCGCCTCGGACCTGAACCCCCATGCCGTCCGCCAGGCTCGCGGGGCGGGCGTCGAGACGGTGCGGGCGGACCTCGTCTCGCCGTTTCGTGACGCGACGTTCGATGCAGTCGCCTTCAACCCCCCCTATCTGCCGACCGATCCGGAAAACGAGTGGGACGACTGGATGGAGCACGCCCTGTCGGGCGGCGAGGACGGTCGGGCCGTCATCGATCCCTTCCTCGAGCGCGTCGGCCGCGTGCTCGCATCCGACGGCGTCGTCTACCTGCTCGTGAGCAGTCTGACGGGGGTCGACGAGGTCGTCGAAGAAGCCGGCGAACACGGGTTCAGCGCCGTCGCCGTCGCCGACGAGTCGTTCCCCTTCGAGACGCTGACGGTGCTCGAGTTGCTCCGGTAG
- a CDS encoding 50S ribosomal protein L21e, whose amino-acid sequence MPKSNGPRQGTRKKLANDPRDRGTSPPQRAIQEYEEGEKVHLKIDPSVADGRFHPRFDGRTGEVVGKQGSVFKVAINDGGKDKTLLVAAAHMRAQNQEKSRI is encoded by the coding sequence ATGCCGAAATCTAATGGCCCTCGTCAGGGAACCCGGAAGAAGCTCGCGAACGATCCTCGAGACCGCGGTACCTCGCCGCCACAGCGTGCGATTCAGGAGTACGAGGAGGGTGAGAAAGTCCATCTGAAGATCGACCCAAGCGTTGCGGACGGTCGCTTCCACCCTCGATTCGACGGTCGCACCGGCGAAGTCGTCGGCAAACAGGGCAGCGTCTTCAAGGTCGCGATCAACGACGGCGGCAAGGACAAGACCCTGCTCGTCGCCGCGGCCCACATGCGCGCACAGAACCAGGAAAAGAGCCGGATCTAA
- a CDS encoding mechanosensitive ion channel family protein: MSGLLTGLDWLSEMAPTTAHKLAVSVVAVGLVVVVLLSYRRLHEWMADRVKPLYADIVAVAVLVGACLLSAAIVTGVWGRTDEIQQFYAGLDLNRDAVPRAVFSFILVVVTVIVRRFVRRIITEVMDSTAAVTEHQRQVTQRLSQVIIWSVSVVVILGIWIEDLGSLLVGAGFLGIVLGMAARQTLGTMLAGFVLMFARPFEIGDWIEVDDNEGIVTDISIVNTRVRSFDGEYIMIPNDVIASSMVTNRSKRGRLRLEVEVGVDYGTDVDRAAELAETAIDEVDEALSAPSPQVVGKSFGDSAVLLGVRFWIDKPSARRYWKARTAAIDAVKRAFEDEGIKIPFPQRELSGRAETGGFRIADEDRSPPSDDRDAGGTEHRMTTPEEN; the protein is encoded by the coding sequence ATGTCCGGACTACTGACGGGGCTGGACTGGCTGTCGGAGATGGCTCCGACGACGGCCCACAAACTCGCGGTGTCGGTCGTAGCCGTCGGGCTCGTCGTCGTCGTCTTGCTCTCCTACCGGCGGCTTCACGAGTGGATGGCCGACCGCGTGAAGCCGCTGTACGCCGACATCGTTGCGGTGGCGGTCCTCGTCGGTGCGTGTCTGCTGAGTGCCGCCATCGTGACGGGGGTCTGGGGTCGGACGGACGAAATCCAGCAGTTCTACGCCGGACTCGATCTGAACAGGGATGCCGTTCCGCGCGCGGTCTTTTCGTTCATACTGGTCGTCGTGACGGTTATCGTCAGGCGATTCGTTCGCCGAATCATCACGGAGGTGATGGATTCGACGGCGGCCGTCACCGAACATCAACGCCAGGTCACCCAGCGGCTGTCGCAGGTGATCATCTGGTCCGTCTCGGTCGTCGTCATTCTCGGGATCTGGATCGAGGATCTGGGCAGCCTGCTCGTCGGGGCCGGCTTCCTCGGGATCGTGCTGGGGATGGCCGCCCGCCAGACGCTGGGGACGATGCTCGCCGGCTTCGTCCTCATGTTCGCCCGTCCCTTCGAGATCGGCGACTGGATCGAGGTCGACGACAACGAGGGGATCGTCACGGACATCTCGATCGTCAACACCCGCGTCCGCTCGTTCGACGGCGAGTACATCATGATCCCCAACGACGTCATCGCCTCGAGCATGGTGACGAACCGCTCGAAACGGGGTCGCCTGCGACTCGAGGTCGAGGTCGGGGTCGACTACGGGACGGACGTCGATCGCGCGGCGGAACTCGCGGAAACGGCGATCGACGAGGTCGACGAGGCCCTCTCCGCGCCGTCGCCACAGGTGGTCGGCAAGTCCTTCGGTGACTCGGCGGTCTTGCTGGGCGTTCGTTTCTGGATCGACAAACCAAGCGCCAGACGCTACTGGAAGGCCAGAACCGCCGCGATCGACGCGGTCAAGCGGGCGTTCGAGGACGAAGGCATCAAGATCCCGTTCCCGCAGCGCGAGCTGTCCGGCCGGGCCGAAACCGGCGGCTTCCGGATCGCTGACGAGGACCGAAGCCCGCCGTCGGACGACCGGGACGCCGGCGGCACGGAACACCGAATGACGACACCGGAGGAGAACTAG
- a CDS encoding RNA polymerase Rpb4 family protein, with product MTIFKEIVDEEFLTVSETKELLADIEAERAMDEDRELRYELARAIEHANRFAVLEPEEAQALVDDLRALEKVDEATAYKIANLLPRDRDELRSVYAQQRYSLSGDELDEILNVVAQYA from the coding sequence ATGACGATCTTCAAAGAGATCGTCGACGAGGAGTTCCTGACGGTCTCGGAGACGAAGGAGCTGCTCGCCGACATCGAAGCCGAACGCGCGATGGACGAGGATCGCGAGTTGCGCTACGAGCTCGCGCGAGCGATCGAACACGCCAACCGGTTCGCCGTCCTCGAGCCCGAGGAGGCCCAGGCGCTCGTCGACGACCTGCGAGCGCTCGAGAAAGTCGACGAAGCGACGGCCTACAAGATCGCCAACCTCCTGCCGCGGGACCGGGACGAGCTTCGGTCGGTCTACGCACAGCAGCGCTACTCGCTGTCGGGAGACGAACTCGACGAGATTCTCAACGTCGTCGCACAGTACGCCTGA
- a CDS encoding MBL fold metallo-hydrolase, translating to MQEDAGVHVLPIPVEYGGKQLTVTPTIVETDRGLVLLDVGPPGAVDGLETHLRALEYDLDDIWLVLLTHHDGDHAGGLAELLERVDAVVATHREEAPYVSGDREPIKSDGDRYPPVDIDIELADGVRFPTLAGPMAVVATPGHAPGHVSLYFPTGKLLVAGDALVADGEDPLEGPKPRFTPELDRAIDSVGTLAALEIEHTVCYHGGYVDRGTERIRELHEQLRA from the coding sequence ATGCAGGAAGACGCCGGCGTTCACGTACTTCCGATTCCGGTCGAGTACGGCGGTAAGCAGTTGACGGTAACGCCGACGATCGTCGAAACCGACCGCGGACTCGTGTTGCTCGACGTCGGGCCCCCCGGTGCCGTCGACGGGCTCGAGACCCACCTCCGGGCCCTCGAGTACGACCTCGATGACATCTGGCTGGTCCTCTTGACCCACCACGACGGGGACCACGCCGGCGGGCTCGCGGAACTGCTCGAGCGAGTCGACGCGGTCGTCGCGACCCACCGCGAGGAAGCGCCGTACGTGTCGGGCGATCGGGAGCCGATCAAAAGCGATGGGGACCGGTATCCCCCCGTCGATATCGATATCGAACTCGCTGATGGCGTTCGATTCCCGACGCTCGCAGGGCCGATGGCGGTCGTCGCCACACCGGGCCACGCGCCCGGCCACGTCTCGCTGTACTTCCCGACGGGGAAGCTGCTCGTCGCCGGCGATGCGCTCGTCGCGGACGGGGAGGATCCCCTCGAGGGACCGAAACCACGCTTCACGCCGGAGCTGGACCGCGCGATCGACTCCGTCGGCACCCTGGCGGCGCTCGAGATCGAGCACACCGTGTGCTATCACGGCGGCTACGTGGATCGCGGGACCGAGCGCATTCGGGAGCTTCACGAGCAGTTGCGAGCTTAA
- a CDS encoding methionine synthase, translated as MSTNDNKDQFRPDDHENDHFLLTTVVGSYPKPKWLNRAKELYQDDDHDFDEDDWQEAKDDAARLITNEHERAGLDAVVDGEMRRNEMVEFFADRIEGYEFNGPVKVWGHNYFDKPSVVSEVEYDDSWLVDEYKFTASATDRPVKVPITGPYTLASWAFNEAYEDDGELAYALADLVNEEIEKLVDAGARYIQIDEPALATTPDDHAIVGEALERIVADIPEEVRIGLHVCYGDYSRIYPEILEFPVDEFDLELANGDYDQLDVFKDPEFTKDLALGVTDVHVAEAESVDEIEANIKKGLEVVPPEQLVVSPDCGVKLLPREVAYGKMANMVQAARNVEADLDAGNVDVERGAPTPADD; from the coding sequence ATGAGCACGAACGACAACAAAGATCAGTTCCGACCGGACGATCACGAGAACGACCACTTCCTGCTGACGACCGTCGTCGGCTCCTATCCGAAGCCCAAGTGGCTCAACCGTGCGAAGGAGCTCTATCAGGACGACGATCACGACTTCGACGAAGACGACTGGCAAGAGGCCAAAGACGACGCCGCCCGGCTCATCACGAACGAACACGAACGCGCCGGCCTGGACGCCGTCGTCGACGGGGAGATGCGGCGCAACGAGATGGTCGAGTTCTTCGCCGACCGCATCGAGGGCTACGAGTTCAACGGTCCCGTCAAGGTCTGGGGGCACAACTACTTCGACAAGCCAAGCGTCGTCAGCGAGGTCGAATACGACGACAGCTGGCTCGTCGACGAGTACAAATTCACCGCCAGCGCTACCGACCGCCCCGTAAAAGTCCCGATCACGGGTCCGTATACGCTCGCGAGCTGGGCGTTCAACGAGGCTTACGAGGACGACGGGGAACTCGCCTACGCCCTCGCGGACCTCGTCAACGAGGAGATCGAGAAGCTCGTCGACGCCGGCGCACGATATATCCAGATCGACGAGCCCGCGCTCGCGACCACGCCCGACGACCACGCGATCGTCGGCGAGGCCTTAGAGCGCATCGTCGCCGACATCCCCGAGGAAGTCCGCATCGGCCTCCACGTCTGTTACGGCGACTACTCCCGGATCTACCCCGAAATTCTGGAGTTCCCCGTCGACGAGTTCGACCTCGAGCTCGCCAACGGCGACTACGATCAGCTCGACGTCTTCAAAGACCCCGAGTTCACGAAGGACCTCGCGCTCGGCGTCACCGACGTCCACGTCGCCGAGGCCGAGTCCGTCGACGAAATCGAGGCGAACATCAAGAAGGGCCTCGAGGTCGTCCCGCCGGAACAGCTGGTCGTCTCGCCGGACTGCGGCGTGAAACTGCTCCCCCGCGAGGTCGCCTACGGCAAGATGGCGAACATGGTACAGGCGGCCCGCAACGTCGAAGCCGATCTCGATGCGGGCAACGTCGACGTCGAGCGCGGTGCGCCGACGCCGGCCGACGACTGA
- a CDS encoding glycosyltransferase family 4 protein, translating to MRVGLTLYGSIDERSGGFRYDRKLLEGLRRAGDAVELVELPWRAYHRGLLDNGSRTLRKRLRVDVDVMLQDELAHPSLVHTNRQLPYPVVSIVHHLRASEPRPLAPLYRAVERRYLATVDGVVCNSAVTREAVTDLGVDPDRTVVAPPAGDRFDPSVDAETIDSRARAEPLRVIFVGNIAPRKGLDTLVEGLAAAEPDAELTVVGRSVDEEYAASVRRSVRTHSLEDRVSMTGELTDEELETALRSSHVLAVPSRYEGFGIVYLEGMSFGLPALASRAGGATDVVTHGETGLLVDPDDPAAVAAALRTFANDPDRLAAMGRAAKRRYERHPDWEETTARVRRLLADVAPSAGVVT from the coding sequence ATGAGAGTGGGGCTGACGCTGTACGGGAGCATCGACGAGCGATCCGGCGGGTTCCGCTACGACCGGAAACTCCTCGAGGGGCTCCGACGAGCCGGCGACGCCGTCGAACTCGTCGAACTCCCCTGGCGGGCGTATCATCGCGGCCTGCTCGACAACGGTTCCCGGACGCTTCGAAAGCGGCTCCGCGTCGACGTCGACGTCATGCTCCAGGACGAACTCGCTCACCCCTCGCTGGTTCACACTAACCGGCAGCTCCCCTATCCCGTCGTCAGCATCGTCCACCACCTGCGGGCGAGCGAACCGCGGCCGCTGGCCCCGCTGTACCGCGCGGTCGAACGCCGGTACCTCGCGACCGTCGACGGCGTGGTCTGTAACAGCGCCGTCACGCGCGAGGCCGTCACCGACCTCGGGGTCGATCCCGACAGGACCGTCGTCGCGCCGCCAGCAGGGGACCGGTTCGACCCGTCCGTCGACGCCGAGACGATCGACAGCCGTGCTCGAGCGGAGCCGCTACGAGTGATATTTGTCGGCAACATCGCTCCCCGAAAGGGACTGGACACGCTCGTCGAGGGACTGGCCGCCGCCGAACCCGACGCCGAACTGACCGTCGTCGGCCGATCCGTCGACGAGGAGTACGCCGCGTCGGTTCGCCGCAGCGTTCGCACGCACAGCCTCGAGGACCGCGTCTCGATGACTGGCGAACTCACCGACGAGGAACTCGAGACCGCGCTCCGGTCGAGCCACGTCCTCGCGGTGCCCTCGCGATACGAGGGCTTTGGCATCGTCTATCTCGAGGGGATGAGCTTCGGGCTCCCGGCGCTCGCGTCGCGGGCCGGTGGCGCGACCGACGTCGTCACCCACGGTGAGACGGGGCTGCTGGTCGACCCCGACGATCCGGCGGCCGTCGCAGCGGCGTTGCGGACCTTCGCGAACGATCCCGATCGGCTGGCCGCGATGGGGCGGGCCGCCAAACGGCGCTACGAACGCCACCCGGACTGGGAGGAGACGACCGCTCGCGTCCGTCGCCTGCTCGCCGACGTCGCCCCGAGCGCGGGGGTGGTGACGTGA
- a CDS encoding PQQ-binding-like beta-propeller repeat protein: MPSTRRTLLKSLGATSVSVAVAGCSLLSRLSGPDEPPPSGVDEMPDPEDSARGANGEWSTFGCNAANTREVGDGKAPVDGVAERWRAEVPQLTYRAPVVAGGRVYQPEVDTLRVLDAADGSELWTAEGVERVPLVWNGVAYVSTGAVIRALEADTGEQLWEREFETPGVVTAPSTRAGEQLVCGVGERVVALDSDDGTVRWDREVFGQIQDHPAVFMAHWFVITTRAGMVYLLDRDGMGGHRWQLPAEPTAPPSVDTDSVYVNCRNGTTYALMDDGLSDPTRHWAADTGWADRGIAVADGLVLVANGQALHAVDTESGDRPWEYEVGDWRHTAPAYGRDTVFVGGDRLRALDPTPGDSPDGGPAVRFEREFGGRVGPGPVLDDGTIYVVAQVDDETYALLALD, from the coding sequence ATGCCCTCGACCCGACGAACGCTGCTGAAGAGCCTCGGCGCGACTAGTGTGAGTGTCGCCGTCGCTGGCTGTTCGCTGCTCTCGCGACTCAGCGGTCCGGATGAGCCGCCGCCGTCCGGCGTCGACGAGATGCCGGATCCCGAGGACAGTGCCCGCGGAGCGAACGGCGAGTGGTCGACGTTCGGCTGCAACGCGGCCAACACCCGCGAGGTCGGTGACGGCAAGGCCCCGGTCGACGGTGTCGCCGAGCGCTGGCGGGCCGAGGTCCCACAACTCACCTATCGGGCCCCGGTCGTCGCCGGCGGGCGCGTGTATCAACCCGAGGTGGACACGCTCCGGGTCCTCGATGCCGCCGATGGGTCGGAGCTGTGGACGGCCGAGGGCGTCGAACGGGTGCCACTGGTCTGGAACGGCGTCGCCTACGTTTCGACCGGGGCCGTCATTCGAGCGCTCGAAGCCGACACGGGAGAGCAACTGTGGGAACGGGAATTCGAGACGCCTGGAGTAGTGACCGCGCCCTCGACGCGCGCGGGAGAGCAACTCGTCTGTGGCGTGGGGGAACGAGTCGTCGCGCTCGATTCCGACGACGGGACGGTCCGATGGGATCGGGAGGTCTTCGGGCAGATACAGGACCATCCTGCCGTCTTCATGGCGCACTGGTTCGTCATCACCACTCGAGCCGGAATGGTGTATTTGCTGGACAGAGACGGAATGGGGGGACATCGGTGGCAACTACCTGCCGAGCCGACAGCGCCGCCCAGTGTGGACACTGACTCGGTCTACGTCAACTGCAGAAACGGGACCACGTACGCGCTGATGGACGACGGTCTCTCGGATCCGACACGACACTGGGCAGCCGATACCGGCTGGGCCGACCGCGGTATCGCCGTGGCCGACGGGCTCGTTCTCGTCGCGAACGGGCAGGCGCTTCACGCCGTCGATACCGAATCCGGCGATCGCCCCTGGGAATACGAGGTCGGAGACTGGCGACACACCGCGCCGGCGTACGGTCGGGACACCGTCTTCGTCGGCGGCGACCGCCTTCGTGCGCTGGACCCGACGCCGGGTGACAGTCCGGACGGCGGTCCCGCGGTCCGGTTCGAGCGCGAGTTTGGAGGTCGCGTGGGACCGGGACCGGTCCTCGACGACGGAACGATCTACGTCGTCGCACAGGTCGACGACGAGACGTACGCCTTGCTGGCGCTGGACTGA
- a CDS encoding DUF655 domain-containing protein, producing the protein MSEADGDETDVRRAVVLDYLAHGLSDDSRPQYAKSPAGYAVGIEDFQLYQVAFDEEERLTIGSEVVVEPSAERDIVTECHRVEYDDLSSGAQSELEYVVEDLVEEHEERFVDFYNDAQPITLRLHQLNLLPGIGKKLRNGILDERKRKPFESFEELSERVSGLHDPDQILVDRILEELRDDDLKYQTFVGRREQEQNQ; encoded by the coding sequence ATGAGCGAAGCCGATGGCGACGAGACGGACGTTCGACGCGCGGTCGTGTTGGATTATCTCGCACACGGGCTGTCCGACGACAGCCGACCACAGTACGCGAAGTCACCGGCAGGCTACGCTGTCGGCATCGAGGATTTCCAGCTCTATCAGGTCGCGTTCGACGAGGAAGAGCGCCTGACCATCGGCAGCGAGGTCGTCGTCGAGCCGTCGGCCGAACGGGATATCGTCACCGAGTGCCACCGCGTCGAGTACGACGATCTCTCCTCGGGCGCGCAGTCGGAACTCGAGTACGTCGTCGAAGATCTCGTCGAGGAGCACGAAGAGCGGTTCGTCGACTTCTACAACGACGCCCAGCCGATCACGCTGCGGCTCCACCAGCTGAACCTGCTGCCGGGGATCGGGAAGAAGCTCCGGAACGGCATCTTGGACGAGCGAAAGCGCAAACCCTTCGAGAGCTTCGAGGAACTCTCCGAGCGGGTCTCCGGGCTGCACGACCCCGATCAGATCCTCGTCGACCGGATCCTCGAGGAGCTTCGTGACGACGACCTCAAGTACCAGACGTTCGTCGGGCGGCGCGAACAGGAACAGAACCAGTAA